In the genome of Coraliomargarita algicola, one region contains:
- a CDS encoding nicotinamidase, with the protein MEAKTALIIVDLNNDFLPGGALGVAGGDVILPVINKLAGGGDYATVVATQDWHLGDHVSFETWPAHCVAGTFGAELHADLNQANVHAVIRKGFDQDVDSYSGFYDERGATNGLAELLKARGIERVDIAGIATDYCVKATAIDAVLRAGLKARVLLEACRGVGVHPGDIDQAIEAMRTAGVEIVDGTL; encoded by the coding sequence ATGGAGGCGAAAACAGCACTGATAATTGTCGATTTGAACAATGACTTTCTGCCGGGCGGCGCGTTGGGCGTCGCGGGTGGAGATGTCATTTTGCCGGTTATTAACAAGCTAGCTGGAGGCGGAGACTATGCGACTGTCGTGGCGACGCAGGATTGGCATTTGGGCGATCATGTATCTTTTGAGACTTGGCCCGCTCACTGTGTGGCGGGCACTTTTGGTGCGGAGCTGCATGCGGATTTGAATCAGGCTAATGTGCATGCGGTCATTCGCAAGGGCTTCGATCAGGACGTTGATAGCTACAGCGGTTTTTACGATGAGCGAGGGGCGACCAATGGATTGGCCGAACTGTTGAAAGCGCGCGGGATCGAGCGCGTCGATATCGCTGGGATCGCCACTGATTACTGCGTGAAGGCGACTGCCATCGATGCCGTTCTACGAGCAGGACTCAAGGCGCGGGTTTTGCTTGAGGCCTGCCGTGGGGTTGGGGTGCACCCAGGCGATATTGATCAGGCTATCGAGGCAATGCGCACCGCGGGTGTAGAAATCGTGGACGGAACTTTATGA
- the pncB gene encoding nicotinate phosphoribosyltransferase has translation MNTLLDNDLYKFTMMQAVWLKYPKARVRYQFINRRREDVFTEEAVHIIRERIMRLADCCLTEGELQFLAELPFIRFDFIEFLRGFTLSAEDVKVEFEDGHLHLWIEGTWVNTILWEVPLMAIISEVYFEVVDMNWTSDLSGYAKKTAEKGRRLSAEGCNFFDFGTRRRRSYAYQDAVVAAFNDVGGTFGGTSNLHFAMKYGLRPIGTMAHEWIMGHAGLGRVETANQVALDAWLEVYQGQLDTALTDTYTTEFFLQNIRGRLAQTYDALRHDSECPLGFADKVLQFYADEGIDPAEKGIVFSDSLNVDKAVEINRHVAGRTKAWFGIGTHFTNDFGDSRALNIVIKLYEVDGVKVAKISDNPIKASGDPLAVQRSLEAIQAAAVKLA, from the coding sequence ATGAACACTCTATTGGACAACGATCTTTACAAGTTTACGATGATGCAGGCTGTTTGGTTAAAATATCCTAAGGCACGCGTGCGTTATCAATTTATTAATCGTCGCCGGGAGGATGTCTTTACTGAAGAGGCGGTTCATATAATACGTGAGCGCATCATGCGATTGGCGGACTGCTGCTTGACGGAGGGAGAATTGCAATTTTTAGCAGAGTTACCTTTTATTCGCTTTGATTTTATTGAATTCTTGCGTGGCTTTACGCTTAGCGCGGAAGACGTGAAAGTTGAGTTCGAAGACGGGCATTTGCATTTATGGATTGAAGGAACATGGGTGAATACGATCCTTTGGGAAGTCCCCTTGATGGCCATCATCAGTGAGGTTTATTTTGAGGTGGTGGATATGAATTGGACAAGTGATTTAAGTGGGTATGCTAAGAAGACGGCTGAAAAGGGGAGGCGTTTAAGTGCAGAGGGTTGTAACTTTTTCGACTTTGGCACACGCCGTCGTCGTAGTTATGCGTATCAGGATGCGGTCGTAGCTGCTTTTAATGACGTGGGCGGGACTTTTGGCGGCACTAGTAATCTGCATTTTGCGATGAAGTATGGATTGCGTCCGATTGGGACGATGGCGCACGAGTGGATTATGGGGCACGCAGGCTTAGGGCGGGTAGAGACCGCGAATCAAGTCGCCTTAGATGCTTGGCTTGAGGTCTATCAGGGGCAGTTGGATACTGCCCTGACAGATACGTATACAACTGAGTTCTTCCTGCAAAACATTCGCGGCCGCCTTGCGCAGACTTACGATGCCTTGCGGCACGATAGTGAATGTCCCTTGGGATTTGCTGATAAGGTGCTTCAATTCTATGCCGATGAAGGTATCGATCCGGCTGAAAAGGGAATTGTTTTTAGTGATAGCCTGAATGTGGACAAAGCAGTCGAGATCAATCGTCATGTTGCTGGACGGACGAAGGCTTGGTTCGGTATCGGGACTCATTTCACTAATGACTTTGGCGATAGTCGTGCGCTGAACATCGTGATCAAGTTGTATGAGGTGGACGGAGTGAAGGTGGCGAAGATCAGCGACAATCCAATCAAGGCGAGTGGCGATCCGCTGGCTGTGCAACGTAGTCTTGAGGCGATTCAAGCAGCAGCCGTAAAATTAGCATGA
- the pnuC gene encoding nicotinamide riboside transporter PnuC, which produces MTAFEVIANGMNAVSVVLAARNSVHTWWTGVIGCVLFGILFFGAQLYADATLQIFFIMTCVFGWLKWTKGDEGAPAPVKRSGARLLSLMAGSGVLVTLAYGFLLHVYTDAYAPFLDSTVLAFSVLGQLLLMQRRIETWWCWILVDIIAVPLFASRGLYVTSVLYAAFLANAVFGLLRWKREMRKA; this is translated from the coding sequence ATGACTGCATTTGAAGTAATTGCGAACGGTATGAATGCGGTCTCTGTGGTACTGGCTGCGAGAAATAGCGTCCACACTTGGTGGACTGGAGTTATTGGGTGTGTCTTGTTTGGGATCCTTTTCTTTGGTGCTCAATTGTATGCGGATGCCACTCTTCAAATATTTTTTATTATGACTTGTGTCTTTGGTTGGCTCAAGTGGACCAAGGGGGATGAGGGGGCGCCGGCTCCAGTAAAACGAAGCGGAGCTCGTTTGCTAAGTCTCATGGCAGGCTCGGGTGTCCTAGTGACGCTTGCTTATGGCTTTCTTTTGCATGTCTATACGGATGCGTATGCGCCATTTCTGGATTCTACGGTTTTGGCCTTTAGTGTGTTGGGGCAATTGTTACTCATGCAGCGTAGAATCGAAACTTGGTGGTGTTGGATTTTAGTGGATATCATTGCCGTGCCGCTCTTCGCATCACGGGGATTGTATGTAACCTCTGTGCTGTATGCGGCCTTTCTAGCCAATGCGGTGTTCGGATTGCTCCGGTGGAAACGGGAAATGAGGAAAGCATGA
- the creB gene encoding two-component system response regulator CreB — protein MTSHSDKLPRVLVVEDEPSIRDSIVYALESEGFAVDHTASGGEALAHLQATQYALVVLDVGLPDMNGFDLCRDLRLRSQVPVIFLTARASEVDRVVGLELGADDYVTKPFSPRELSARVRANIRRAQLNAPPVPLPNAVAPRARSGLPFEVDYERWQICYYSSLLTLSRYEFRLLVALIEKPGRVYSRAQLMDLAWEEPDASMERTVDTHIKSVRAKLKALRADVDPIVTHRGIGYSMREHW, from the coding sequence ATGACTTCTCATTCTGATAAACTGCCCCGTGTGCTGGTCGTCGAGGACGAGCCTTCGATTCGTGATAGCATTGTGTATGCTTTGGAGTCGGAGGGCTTTGCGGTCGATCACACGGCATCGGGCGGGGAGGCTTTGGCGCATCTGCAGGCGACGCAGTATGCCTTGGTGGTTTTGGATGTGGGGCTGCCGGATATGAATGGTTTCGACCTGTGTCGTGACTTGCGGCTGCGCAGTCAGGTGCCGGTGATCTTTTTGACGGCGCGCGCCTCGGAGGTGGATCGGGTGGTGGGCTTGGAATTGGGCGCGGACGATTATGTGACCAAGCCTTTCAGTCCACGTGAGCTTTCGGCGCGGGTGCGGGCCAACATCCGCCGCGCGCAGTTGAACGCGCCGCCTGTGCCGCTGCCGAATGCGGTGGCTCCGCGGGCGCGTTCAGGGCTGCCCTTCGAGGTTGATTATGAGCGTTGGCAGATTTGTTACTACAGTTCGCTGCTAACTTTGTCGCGTTATGAATTCCGCCTCTTGGTCGCGCTGATCGAAAAGCCGGGCCGTGTGTATTCGCGTGCGCAGTTGATGGACCTCGCATGGGAGGAGCCGGACGCCTCGATGGAGCGCACGGTCGATACCCATATCAAATCCGTGCGGGCCAAACTGAAAGCTTTGCGGGCCGATGTGGATCCGATTGTCACACACCGTGGCATTGGATATTCGATGAGAGAGCATTGGTGA
- a CDS encoding ADP-ribosylglycohydrolase family protein: MRNKGEISGLVWGTAVGDSLGLPAEGISLAEIKKLGWHDNWKHRFICGRGMLSDVTEHTLMVLEALTGAILGALAGAQLGRSGIPDEWGDPINDWPKGKLFIKAHIQCIHDGRVARSPCFLLQLARNLIFLIIVLLHGLTRLIPFRMRKMLFTD; encoded by the coding sequence ATGAGAAACAAAGGTGAAATTTCCGGCTTAGTCTGGGGCACTGCGGTGGGCGATTCGCTCGGCTTGCCCGCCGAAGGGATATCGCTGGCTGAGATTAAGAAGTTGGGCTGGCATGACAACTGGAAGCATCGCTTTATTTGTGGCAGAGGTATGCTAAGCGATGTTACCGAGCATACCTTGATGGTGTTGGAGGCTTTGACAGGAGCGATCCTTGGAGCGTTGGCCGGTGCCCAGTTGGGTCGTTCGGGCATTCCTGATGAATGGGGCGACCCCATAAACGATTGGCCCAAGGGAAAATTGTTTATTAAAGCTCACATACAATGCATTCACGATGGGAGAGTCGCCCGTTCTCCGTGTTTCTTGTTACAGCTCGCGCGTAATCTAATTTTTTTGATCATCGTCTTGCTTCACGGTCTGACGCGGTTAATCCCATTTCGGATGCGTAAAATGTTATTCACTGATTAG
- a CDS encoding NUDIX hydrolase → MPPSRKAARPTELSSFIVSVDSVIFAYMNQAVYIPLIMRAVEPFQDCWSLPGGPILEKETPESACLRKLEEDMGLKVEYLEQLYTFGAPDRDPRKRAFSISYFALIAESEEPLSWGQDSRTAQWFHIDQLPEVGWAFDHQQIVQMAIKRLRAKLSYEPIGLSLLAEEFSLSELKRIYDVILGTELDRRNFQKKLKSTGLLIPTALFPVPVVNRASCIASTKRVISSSRRRGSPSGFERVLFLSSL, encoded by the coding sequence ATGCCACCATCTAGAAAAGCAGCCAGACCGACAGAGTTATCCTCGTTTATTGTATCCGTGGATAGCGTCATCTTTGCCTATATGAACCAGGCGGTGTATATCCCGCTCATTATGCGTGCGGTTGAGCCGTTCCAGGATTGTTGGAGTCTGCCTGGAGGGCCGATTTTAGAGAAAGAAACGCCGGAGTCTGCTTGCTTGCGGAAGCTCGAAGAAGACATGGGTTTGAAGGTCGAGTATTTGGAGCAGCTTTATACCTTTGGTGCGCCCGATCGTGACCCGCGAAAGCGTGCCTTTAGTATCAGTTATTTTGCGCTGATCGCCGAGAGTGAGGAGCCTCTTTCATGGGGGCAGGATTCTCGGACGGCGCAATGGTTTCATATCGATCAACTGCCCGAAGTCGGCTGGGCTTTCGACCACCAGCAAATAGTTCAGATGGCGATCAAACGGCTAAGAGCCAAGCTGAGCTATGAGCCTATCGGGCTGAGCTTGCTGGCTGAGGAGTTCAGTCTGTCTGAATTGAAGCGTATTTACGATGTCATCCTCGGCACCGAATTGGATCGACGGAATTTCCAGAAGAAGCTAAAATCGACTGGCCTGTTGATCCCGACCGCACTGTTCCCAGTCCCCGTGGTAAACCGAGCCAGTTGTATCGCTTCGACGAAGCGCGTTATCAGCAGCTCAAGGAGGAGGGGCTCTCCTTCGGGTTTTGAGCGAGTCCTGTTCTTGTCGTCCTTATAA
- a CDS encoding NUDIX hydrolase, with the protein MSDTKWLKLVEAEAEIQGRTKQWVYCSRRRDVEQPIKTPDAVVIVPFVKHPEGTQLLLVREYRMPINQTMIALPAGLVDPGERCESTAERELLEETGYAVTAVLDKSPPTLFPSAGLTDECFQFVFVEAEYRGPAAPEASEEIEVVPVTIEGLRALMAGTPAFCGRTWPLCYQYLQMNKFPI; encoded by the coding sequence TTGAGTGATACCAAATGGCTGAAATTGGTGGAGGCTGAAGCCGAGATCCAGGGGCGCACCAAGCAGTGGGTTTATTGTAGTCGTCGCAGAGATGTTGAGCAGCCGATTAAAACACCCGATGCGGTGGTGATTGTTCCCTTCGTGAAGCATCCGGAAGGGACCCAATTACTACTTGTTCGTGAGTATCGCATGCCGATCAACCAAACGATGATAGCCTTGCCAGCTGGTCTCGTTGATCCAGGAGAAAGGTGTGAGTCGACAGCTGAGCGTGAGCTTTTGGAAGAGACTGGCTATGCGGTCACCGCGGTTCTGGATAAGAGTCCGCCGACCCTATTTCCATCTGCGGGGCTGACCGATGAGTGCTTTCAATTTGTATTTGTGGAAGCGGAGTATCGTGGTCCAGCTGCGCCGGAAGCTTCTGAAGAAATTGAAGTCGTGCCTGTCACCATCGAGGGCTTACGTGCTTTAATGGCGGGAACCCCTGCGTTTTGTGGCCGCACTTGGCCGCTTTGTTATCAATACTTACAAATGAATAAATTCCCGATTTAA
- a CDS encoding inner membrane CreD family protein, translated as MHKYTLTFRSIFAVGFIFICTAVGWFLLGGALTHRSMDRSGSLMYEVQATWGPQLRQAHPIAWYESPANASGRSSVSPSMSRVQVDLQYEPKRKGLFWYRTYQVQFAANYEIPNPTPIAQTVYVAFSLPSADASYNNFTFELEGAGVDEPILREGTITQAVVIPPLSTAPLRVSYHARGLNHWEYDLNGASRVQNFQLAMQTDFESINFPGGTASPTDRSEIATGGWDLIWDYPDVIGAQSIGMDMPKVLNPGPIASRISFFAPVSLLFFFAVLLIFGAVTGINLHPMNYFFLAAGCFAFQLLFAYTVDLMPIHLCFFLSAAVSLLLVCGYLHAVGGRALTRIALPAQFAYMVLFSYSFFFDGLSGLTIAIGAVLTLAVLMRATAKMDWSTVFVARKRGDSGLSVGSGE; from the coding sequence ATGCACAAATACACACTGACATTTCGCTCCATCTTCGCGGTGGGTTTTATTTTCATCTGCACCGCAGTCGGCTGGTTTCTTCTAGGCGGGGCGCTGACGCATCGTTCGATGGATCGCTCCGGCTCATTGATGTATGAAGTGCAGGCGACTTGGGGGCCGCAGTTGCGGCAGGCGCACCCGATCGCTTGGTATGAATCGCCTGCTAATGCTTCGGGACGTTCGTCTGTCAGCCCGAGTATGAGTCGGGTGCAAGTCGATCTGCAGTATGAGCCAAAGCGCAAGGGCTTGTTCTGGTATCGCACCTATCAGGTGCAATTTGCTGCCAATTATGAAATCCCGAATCCGACGCCGATCGCGCAAACCGTGTATGTAGCGTTCAGTCTGCCTTCCGCCGATGCGAGCTATAACAATTTCACCTTCGAGCTCGAGGGCGCAGGCGTCGACGAGCCCATCTTACGCGAGGGCACCATCACCCAGGCGGTGGTGATACCGCCCCTAAGCACGGCGCCCTTGCGGGTGAGCTATCATGCGCGCGGCCTAAACCATTGGGAGTATGATCTCAACGGAGCGAGTCGTGTGCAGAATTTCCAGTTAGCCATGCAGACCGATTTCGAATCGATCAATTTCCCCGGCGGCACCGCATCGCCCACCGACCGTTCGGAAATCGCCACGGGCGGGTGGGATTTGATCTGGGACTACCCCGACGTGATTGGCGCGCAGTCGATCGGCATGGACATGCCCAAAGTCTTAAACCCCGGGCCGATTGCGAGCCGTATCAGTTTCTTTGCGCCGGTCTCCTTGCTTTTCTTTTTTGCGGTCCTGTTAATCTTTGGCGCAGTGACGGGGATCAATTTGCACCCGATGAATTACTTCTTCTTAGCGGCCGGCTGTTTCGCATTTCAACTACTCTTCGCTTACACGGTCGATCTGATGCCGATACATCTGTGCTTCTTTTTATCGGCTGCGGTTTCGTTGCTATTGGTGTGTGGGTATCTACATGCCGTTGGTGGTCGCGCGCTGACACGGATCGCGCTGCCTGCGCAGTTCGCTTACATGGTATTGTTTAGCTACAGCTTCTTCTTCGACGGTTTGAGCGGGCTGACCATCGCGATCGGTGCCGTGTTGACGCTGGCCGTCTTGATGCGCGCGACCGCCAAGATGGACTGGTCGACGGTGTTTGTGGCACGTAAGCGTGGCGACAGCGGGCTGTCAGTAGGGAGTGGGGAGTAG
- the nadE gene encoding NAD(+) synthase, with amino-acid sequence MRKHIHIGAAALNTTPKDWSGNTDMILAVIDEAKRRGLGLLCLPELVTTGYGCEDEFHAPYVSEWAMRILLEKIIPATREIAVTVGLPIRSHGATYNAIAVVVNAELLGFAVKQNLAGDGIHYEPRFFKAWPSGHVEHYDFDGGRCLIGDLVFEIDGLRVGFEICEDAWVAGRPGVELAQRAVDVILNPSASHFSFGKSRIRERFVQEGSRAFHCVYVYANLIGNEAGRAIYDGDCLIATQGAIVARTEPFQFQDYLLIDAVVDVEANRVNRNRQASYRPTFDSVERLSVSEWQVWTEAAFTKAVPMRTAYTQNEEFYRAVTLGLFDYMRKARTNGFAISLSGGADSAACLALVYLMAKTVLQENPQHPYVRQLLGDADTTTEALMRRICVCAYQGTINSSDTTEDAARVLAEETGAQFVSINVQALVDEYETILSGYLGRPLNWETDDISRQNIQARCRAPGIWAMANASNYLLLSTSNRSEAAVGYCTMDGDTAGSLSPVAGIDKTFLRQWLVWAEREHLPSLQIVNGLNPTAELRPLSADQTDEEDLMPYPILNRIQKLAVVQKKSPRAIFDCLQDEVEGASAEQTFAWLKRYFSLWSRNQWKRERYAPSFHVDDENLDPRSWCRYPILSGGYIDELAELEAFVFTLKGN; translated from the coding sequence ATGAGAAAGCACATACACATCGGAGCCGCTGCGCTCAATACAACGCCAAAGGATTGGAGCGGGAATACCGACATGATTCTTGCGGTGATCGACGAAGCGAAGCGGCGAGGTTTGGGTTTGCTCTGTTTGCCCGAACTGGTGACTACGGGTTATGGCTGTGAGGATGAGTTTCATGCACCCTATGTCTCCGAGTGGGCTATGCGTATTCTGTTGGAAAAAATCATTCCAGCCACGCGTGAGATCGCGGTCACGGTGGGGCTGCCCATTCGTAGTCATGGGGCAACTTACAACGCGATCGCGGTGGTGGTGAATGCAGAGTTGCTTGGCTTTGCGGTGAAACAAAATCTAGCGGGTGATGGTATTCACTACGAGCCGCGCTTTTTTAAGGCATGGCCGAGCGGACACGTAGAACACTATGATTTTGATGGAGGCCGTTGCTTGATTGGAGATCTCGTCTTCGAAATCGATGGGCTTCGGGTAGGCTTCGAGATTTGTGAAGATGCTTGGGTGGCTGGCCGCCCAGGTGTGGAGTTGGCTCAGCGGGCGGTCGATGTTATTTTGAATCCATCGGCGAGTCATTTTTCGTTTGGAAAGAGTCGGATTCGCGAGCGTTTTGTTCAGGAGGGCTCACGCGCCTTCCATTGTGTCTATGTCTATGCTAATCTGATCGGCAATGAAGCTGGGCGTGCGATTTACGACGGTGATTGCCTGATCGCGACACAAGGTGCGATTGTTGCACGCACGGAGCCTTTTCAGTTCCAAGACTACTTACTGATTGATGCAGTGGTCGATGTGGAAGCGAATCGAGTGAACCGAAACCGTCAGGCTAGCTATCGTCCTACATTTGATTCAGTCGAGCGTCTCAGTGTGAGCGAGTGGCAGGTATGGACGGAGGCCGCCTTTACGAAAGCCGTGCCGATGCGCACAGCTTACACACAAAACGAGGAGTTTTACCGTGCCGTCACGCTGGGGCTATTCGACTATATGCGTAAGGCGCGCACAAATGGATTTGCGATTTCGCTCAGTGGCGGTGCTGATTCGGCCGCCTGCCTGGCTTTGGTTTATCTGATGGCGAAGACAGTGCTGCAGGAGAACCCTCAACACCCTTATGTGCGGCAACTCTTAGGAGATGCGGATACGACGACTGAGGCCTTGATGCGGCGCATCTGTGTCTGTGCGTATCAGGGCACGATCAATAGCTCGGACACGACGGAAGACGCGGCTCGTGTCTTAGCGGAGGAGACGGGCGCGCAATTCGTCTCGATCAATGTGCAAGCCCTGGTCGATGAGTACGAGACGATTCTCAGTGGTTACCTCGGGCGTCCGCTCAACTGGGAGACCGATGATATTAGCCGACAGAATATTCAGGCCCGCTGCCGAGCGCCGGGAATTTGGGCGATGGCCAATGCCAGTAACTACCTCTTGCTCTCGACCAGCAACCGCAGTGAAGCAGCGGTGGGGTATTGTACCATGGACGGGGATACGGCGGGGAGTCTGTCGCCGGTCGCTGGGATTGATAAAACATTCCTGCGTCAATGGTTGGTTTGGGCGGAGCGGGAGCACTTGCCGAGTTTGCAGATTGTCAACGGTCTCAACCCGACAGCGGAGCTGCGCCCACTCAGTGCCGACCAAACGGATGAGGAAGATTTGATGCCTTATCCCATTCTGAATCGTATTCAAAAGTTAGCAGTGGTGCAAAAAAAGAGCCCCCGCGCCATCTTTGATTGCTTGCAGGATGAAGTCGAGGGGGCAAGTGCGGAGCAGACATTCGCGTGGTTGAAGCGCTACTTTAGCTTGTGGAGTCGTAATCAATGGAAACGGGAGCGGTACGCTCCGAGTTTTCATGTCGACGACGAGAATCTCGATCCGCGCAGTTGGTGCCGATATCCAATCCTTTCCGGAGGTTATATCGACGAGCTTGCGGAGTTGGAGGCTTTTGTTTTCACTTTGAAAGGAAATTAA
- the creC gene encoding two-component system sensor histidine kinase CreC codes for MSLTNRILISLALMALAGFAVLLNPILDRVERQYLEATEEPMVDVAEILAALLSHQGGHAILAPEAWRSGMESVKAKPLNAKIYNLMKDKVLMDFYITDAAGRLIYDSGVVGQVGEDFSIYLDVARTLRGEYGARSSRLDEADPTSSVMYVGAPIVNDGEIIGVLTVYKPQRSMLLFIIETKQRLIRLGLLAVGLVLLLGWLLSKWVTQPLRRLTAYAAAVSRGERPPAPVMPGRHLRILGESTEAMREALENRKYVESYVQSLTHEMKSPIAGIRGAAELLQEDLPAAKRTQFLANIELESARLQNLVDQLLALASLENRTELGDPVEIELSALIRRIVNHHESSRLNKKIHFELQLSDECRVEGERFLLETALNNLLQNAIDFSPLEGRIEIRAWLEGRQVAISICDEGPGIPEFALERIFDRFYSLPRPHSERRSSGLGLCFAREAVELHRGSLQVGNRQQQAGAEAVIRLPQL; via the coding sequence GTGAGTTTAACCAATCGCATATTGATCAGCCTCGCGCTGATGGCTTTGGCTGGTTTCGCGGTCTTGCTGAATCCGATCTTGGATCGGGTCGAGCGCCAGTATTTGGAAGCGACCGAAGAGCCGATGGTGGATGTGGCGGAGATCTTGGCGGCCCTCTTATCGCATCAGGGCGGGCATGCGATTCTTGCGCCGGAGGCTTGGCGTTCTGGTATGGAGTCAGTCAAAGCGAAGCCGCTGAATGCCAAGATTTATAATCTGATGAAGGACAAAGTGCTGATGGACTTTTATATCACCGATGCGGCGGGGCGGCTCATTTACGATTCCGGAGTGGTGGGCCAGGTGGGCGAGGATTTTAGTATTTATCTGGATGTGGCGCGCACATTGCGCGGGGAGTATGGCGCCCGCTCTTCTCGCTTGGATGAGGCCGACCCGACCTCTTCGGTGATGTATGTGGGCGCACCGATTGTGAATGACGGCGAAATCATCGGCGTGCTCACCGTCTATAAGCCGCAGCGCAGCATGTTGCTCTTTATCATCGAGACCAAGCAGCGCTTGATTCGACTAGGACTGCTGGCGGTGGGCTTGGTGCTTTTGCTGGGATGGCTGCTTTCGAAATGGGTGACTCAGCCCCTGCGGCGATTGACCGCCTATGCGGCCGCGGTCTCGCGGGGAGAGCGTCCGCCGGCGCCGGTCATGCCAGGGCGGCATTTACGCATTCTCGGGGAAAGCACTGAGGCGATGCGCGAGGCTCTGGAAAACCGCAAATATGTGGAGTCCTATGTGCAGTCGCTGACGCATGAAATGAAGTCGCCGATTGCCGGGATCCGTGGGGCGGCGGAATTGTTGCAGGAGGACCTGCCCGCGGCGAAGCGCACACAATTTCTGGCGAACATTGAATTAGAATCCGCTCGCTTGCAAAATCTGGTGGATCAACTGCTGGCCTTGGCCTCGCTGGAAAATCGCACCGAACTGGGCGATCCCGTCGAGATCGAGCTGAGTGCGTTGATCCGGCGTATCGTGAATCATCACGAGTCCAGCCGACTGAATAAAAAGATTCACTTCGAGCTGCAGCTGTCGGACGAGTGCAGGGTCGAGGGGGAGCGCTTCCTGTTGGAGACTGCGCTCAATAACCTGCTGCAAAACGCCATCGATTTTTCACCGCTGGAGGGGCGCATCGAAATCCGAGCCTGGCTGGAGGGGCGTCAGGTCGCGATTTCCATCTGCGATGAGGGGCCCGGGATTCCAGAATTTGCGCTCGAACGCATCTTTGATCGTTTCTATTCCTTGCCTCGGCCTCACAGTGAGCGCCGGAGCTCGGGGCTGGGCTTGTGCTTTGCGCGCGAAGCTGTCGAACTGCACCGAGGCAGCTTGCAGGTGGGGAATCGTCAGCAGCAGGCCGGCGCCGAAGCGGTGATTCGTTTGCCGCAATTGTGA
- a CDS encoding AAA family ATPase, whose amino-acid sequence MLGSVGWDYLPSNEAAAEVHRKLCADICLQIFKTSVDVVFSSEDYGAGFARYLSGAFSVYYCAPVEVESICLDPSRRRLPISGSQIRANPHQHRAYLSSEVYCDFVEKVCFLGGESTGKSTLSRLAAERFATEYVAEYGRTLWEAQAGLLLYSDMLKIAQVQIEQEQQASMSANRYLFCDTSPLTTLLYSDEMFGEVDDALEVLANRQYEHIFLCEPDFDFVQDGTRKDDSFRRYQHDWYIRELNKRGHHYIQLKGSIAERLKVIESVLS is encoded by the coding sequence ATGCTCGGTTCTGTGGGGTGGGACTACTTGCCTAGCAATGAAGCGGCTGCCGAAGTGCACCGTAAACTGTGCGCTGATATTTGCCTGCAAATTTTTAAGACCTCTGTGGATGTCGTTTTTAGTAGCGAGGATTATGGGGCAGGATTTGCCCGATATCTATCAGGTGCATTCAGTGTTTATTATTGTGCGCCAGTTGAAGTTGAAAGTATCTGTTTAGATCCTTCGCGGCGGCGGTTACCAATTTCTGGTTCGCAGATACGTGCGAATCCTCATCAGCATCGCGCTTATTTGAGCTCCGAAGTTTATTGTGATTTTGTGGAAAAGGTATGCTTCTTGGGGGGCGAATCGACGGGGAAAAGCACTTTATCCCGTCTAGCGGCCGAAAGGTTTGCTACGGAGTATGTGGCTGAGTATGGCCGGACACTGTGGGAAGCGCAGGCTGGTCTCTTGCTATACTCGGATATGTTGAAAATTGCTCAGGTTCAAATTGAGCAAGAGCAGCAGGCATCTATGTCAGCGAATCGTTATTTATTTTGCGATACGTCTCCTTTGACGACGCTTCTTTATAGCGACGAAATGTTTGGAGAGGTCGATGACGCGTTGGAAGTTTTAGCGAACCGTCAATATGAGCATATTTTTCTGTGTGAACCTGACTTTGATTTTGTTCAGGATGGAACTCGAAAAGACGACTCATTCCGCCGCTACCAACACGATTGGTATATCCGGGAATTGAATAAGCGTGGACACCATTATATTCAGCTAAAGGGATCCATCGCGGAAAGACTCAAGGTGATCGAGTCGGTTCTATCGTGA